The stretch of DNA AGCACCCACGGCGCTACTCTGCTCTGCTTTCAGCTCAGGTGCAGATTCTTACTGTATTATGCTTTTACTCAGAAATAGGGAGTACGTTGGGAAAAAAAACCCGATGTTATGGTATGGATGGATGGTTGAAACTTCATTCGCTcagcagattgtttacatgtttcAGGCACAGCACAAACATAACTAGAGAGCCAAGATAGATCCTTGTCCAGCCATCTCAGCCACAGATGGTTGGAATAATGGTGAGCGCTTCTACCGGAGTGATGAATTCTCTCCTTGGTAAGCTGGCCACCCTGATGGGGGACGAGTTCGCCAAGCTAAAGAACCTGAGGAAGGAGGTTAAGTACATCAGCGATGAGCTGAGCAGCATGAAGGATGCTCTGGAGAGCCTTGCAGATTTGGATGAGCTGGATATACAGACTGCAAGGTGGAGGGACGCGGTCAGGGAGATGTCTTATGACATTGAGGATATTATCGATGGCTTCATGTCCAAAATTGGTGAGAAGAGGAAAAAATCTGGGTTTGTCCATGACACCATTCAACGCCTTAGAACTTCAAGGGCCCGCCATCAGATTGCTGGCCAGATTGAGGACATCAAGAAACTTGTGCGTGAAACAAGTGAACGGCGTGACAGATACAAGGTCGATGTCCCCACATCACATAATGTGGCTGTTGACCAACGGGTTGTCGCACTCTATGAGAATGCAGCTAAACTTGTTGGCATGGAGGGCCCAACCAATGAGGTTGTTAGTTGGCTAAAAGATGAGGATAAGCAGTTGAAGGTTGTATCAATTGTAGGTTTTGGAGGTTTGGGTAAAACAACACTCGCCAATGAGGTATACCATAAGCTGAAGGCGGAATTTCATTGTAGTGCATTTGTGCCGGTGTCTCAAAAGCCCAACATTCCAAAACTTCTGAATAGTTTATTAACCCAACTTGGGTGTGGACAACCTTTTCATGATTGTGAATTAAATGTTCTTCTCGACCAACTCAGAGAAAACCTGAAAAACAAGAGGTACTGATTCTAACTTTCTATATTGTTGTTGTTCACATGTGCCCCTGATACTTAGATTTCCTTAAAACATTTAATATTATGTTCTTCTATAAAAGAATTAATATTTAATTTGATAATAAATATTTTCATCTACCTTGAACCTTTTGAAAATTATTTTTAAATTTACTTACCACTGTACTAATTTCTTGCAGGTACTTGGTTATCATCGATGATCTATGGGATGTATCAGCATGGAATATTATTAAATGTGTTTTCCCAGAAAATAATCTTGGTAGTAGATTAATAGTAACTACAAGAATCAAGACTTTGGCTGAGGCATGTTGTTTCGGTCACCATGAGCACATTCTTGAAATGAAACCTCTTAGTGAAGAAGAATCAAGAAAATTGTTTTTTGGTAGGATATCTGGCTCTGAAGAAGCTTGTTCAGGTCAACTCAGAGATGTTTCAGTTCAGATTCTCAAGAAGTGTGGTGGTTTGCCGCTTGCAATCATTAGCATATCCGGCCTATTAGCAAGTGAAAGTTCCGACCAAAAGGAGAAGTGGAAATATGTACTGAATTCGTTGGGGTCAGTGTCAGGCACAAATCTCACCTTGGAAGCAATGAGACAGATCTTGAACCTTAGTTACAAAAATCTTCCTCACCACCTCAAGACGTGCTTCTTGTATCTTGGTATGTTTCCAGAGGACTATGAAATATTTAGGTTTGATTTGTTAAGACTATGGGTGTCTGAAGGTTTCGTTAGCAAAGCACGTGGACAAAGCCTAGAACAGACTGCGATAAGTTATTTCAATGAGCTTGTCAACATGAGCCTTATTCAACCTATGCTGCAGATGGGGGAGCAGAACAAGGCCAACACACCGCGCCTGTTCCACGCGGCGCCTCGTCCCGCTCCCACTCCGCCCGCTCCGGCtgctgctccaccgccgccgcccccgtcTCAGCCACCACCGGGCTGGCGTCCCAGCCCGAACTACAAGGGCAAGAACCCGATCTACCGGCCGCCCAAGCACGGCGGCACGTCTTCCTCATCTGCTCCAGCGCCGGCCTCACCATCGCCGGCTCCTGCACATTCGGTGGCGCCCTCCAACCCGGATCCTTCTGCATGGCGCCCCTTAGTGCAGGCCTGGCCCATGCCTTGGTCCGCGCGCTCACCATACGGCGTCCCGCCGGCTTACAGCGGCGCATGGGCGCCCGGTCTTCGCCCTGCAGTTGGTGCA from Triticum urartu cultivar G1812 chromosome 3, Tu2.1, whole genome shotgun sequence encodes:
- the LOC125546194 gene encoding disease resistance protein RGA5-like isoform X1, which encodes MVGIMVSASTGVMNSLLGKLATLMGDEFAKLKNLRKEVKYISDELSSMKDALESLADLDELDIQTARWRDAVREMSYDIEDIIDGFMSKIGEKRKKSGFVHDTIQRLRTSRARHQIAGQIEDIKKLVRETSERRDRYKVDVPTSHNVAVDQRVVALYENAAKLVGMEGPTNEVVSWLKDEDKQLKVVSIVGFGGLGKTTLANEVYHKLKAEFHCSAFVPVSQKPNIPKLLNSLLTQLGCGQPFHDCELNVLLDQLRENLKNKRYLVIIDDLWDVSAWNIIKCVFPENNLGSRLIVTTRIKTLAEACCFGHHEHILEMKPLSEEESRKLFFGRISGSEEACSGQLRDVSVQILKKCGGLPLAIISISGLLASESSDQKEKWKYVLNSLGSVSGTNLTLEAMRQILNLSYKNLPHHLKTCFLYLDGGAEQGQHTAPVPRGASSRSHSARSGCCSTAAAPVSATTGLASQPELQGQEPDLPAAQARRHVFLICSSAGLTIAGSCTFGGALQPGSFCMAPLSAGLAHALVRALTIRRPAGLQRRMGARSSPCSWCTRSPGFPSSTGCLHCLRASVSSRRCSHGLLHVPLRRSTTGLGSRCVVGVLFCLAAFVCYTYNDCHNSGLGPGRLHRRHKLTYHSGHRTFKPRWRSLGSIVLVTCTRLTTRHPRHLMPCLLLSAYGTVGSVTLTAARRPLFFASSSFHMIVIAMIPLCVMRVKWANMCTCLLARLLLVALFPLSCYIVICGHHLPLVCLVLSTILYS
- the LOC125546194 gene encoding disease resistance protein RGA5-like isoform X2; the encoded protein is MVGIMVSASTGVMNSLLGKLATLMGDEFAKLKNLRKEVKYISDELSSMKDALESLADLDELDIQTARWRDAVREMSYDIEDIIDGFMSKIGEKRKKSGFVHDTIQRLRTSRARHQIAGQIEDIKKLVRETSERRDRYKVDVPTSHNVAVDQRVVALYENAAKLVGMEGPTNEVVSWLKDEDKQLKVVSIVGFGGLGKTTLANEVYHKLKAEFHCSAFVPVSQKPNIPKLLNSLLTQLGCGQPFHDCELNVLLDQLRENLKNKRYLVIIDDLWDVSAWNIIKCVFPENNLGSRLIVTTRIKTLAEACCFGHHEHILEMKPLSEEESRKLFFGRISGSEEACSGQLRDVSVQILKKCGGLPLAIISISGLLASESSDQKEKWKYVLNSLGSVSGTNLTLEAMRQILNLSYKNLPHHLKTCFLYLGMFPEDYEIFRFDLLRLWVSEGFVSKARGQSLEQTAISYFNELVNMSLIQPMLQMGEQNKANTPRLFHAAPRPAPTPPAPAAAPPPPPPSQPPPGWRPSPNYKGKNPIYRPPKHGGTSSSSAPAPASPSPAPAHSVAPSNPDPSAWRPLVQAWPMPWSARSPYGVPPAYSGAWAPGLRPAVGALGLLGSRPPPAAYTAYAPLYQVAAAPTAYSMYPYGAPPPGWDHAASSASSSASPPSFVTPTTTATTPAWDQAAFIAATNSLTTQDTGPSNQDGDRSVQ